In Poecile atricapillus isolate bPoeAtr1 chromosome 1, bPoeAtr1.hap1, whole genome shotgun sequence, the sequence TCAGCTCTGTGCTTGTTAAATCCTCTGTCAGCCAATCCAGCTCACTAAGATgaaagagaagcagagctggcaTGAGGTGAGCAAGAGATCACATTGGTAGGTACAAGAACAGGACAGGGAGCGGGCACGGGAGCCCCCCCCTTCTCTTGGTGCGCGCTGCAGGATCAGCTCACGTCATTCCATGGGTCTGTACCCATGTGATCCAGCTAAGCACTTAGGTACACACTTCACCTGAGACATGTGACCAGCAGCATTGAGGCAGCTCCTTTCTGGATCAGATCCAATAAAGTGCAGGTGAGCTCCTGGAAAATAGGGTTGGTATTGATTCACATCTTCCCAATGGCAGGCGTGGCCCTGGCCTAGTTTGTGACTTGCATTACAGTGCtggcaggagggaaaagaactgtcttctttcttcccttttctgttcATCTGCTGAGTACTGCAtaaaatttttcagaattaaacaTACAGGAAGGTCAGTTCAAAAAGTCCAGCCTTCCAGATATTCAGGACTCCTACAATTCAGATAATGGTGTTAATACAGAAggttaaaaaaatgcaaataagcCCACAATCTTTACATGTTCCCCTCTTAAGTCCATGTCAGTTgcatgaaatatttcctttactTCCTAACTAAAGCCATCATACATTTCTAGGTGCTTTGCTAAATGGCTTCTGCCCTGCACTTCTGACATGATAGATTTTTGTGTCTTACTTCAGTGTTTATAGCTGAACCCCCAGATGAGTGGAAGCCAATTCTACCTATTTATAAAGCTTAAAGAGCTTTAGTTTCTCATTTGAAGAGAAAAGAACAGTTCAGGTGATGAAAATGGATTGGCACAGCTTTGGGCTCTATCTTTGTCCCTCTGCACATGGGATGGGTGAGAGCTCACGTACTGCTCTTCCTGTAGGTGGCCCACAGGGACAATGCTTGTGAGCGAATTAGGAGATCGGTGTTGGATCCTGTAGTCACTCACTGCTTCCCTGTGAGTAGGGAAAGGtacttcttttccctctttcccactGGGAAAATGACACTTTTCTACATCCCAGAGATGAGGTGATGACTTAGCCATTTCGAagtctctgctgctgtgcttgcGAGAGCTGTATAAGCATCCTTCATCTGCTTTTTGCAATAAATCAGGTGGAGGTTCCCATCTGATGCCCACAAAATGGGAGCTCATACTTCATGCCAGCATTCCATACTCCATCCACAATTATCTGGCTTTTCCTTGACACTTCCGTGTTGGTGACCTCAGACTGATAATGCACATGGCTTTTTgtcactttctttttcttttttttttttattaagttgTCACCAATTGTGGAGTTAAATGTTGGTGGGGAGATGTACACAACAACACTGAGCACCTTGAAGAAACACCCTGGCTCCAAGCTGGCAGAGATGTTCACTGGCCAACCCAAACTCAGGACTGACTCCGAAGGGAGGTTCTTCATTGACAGGCCAGGCACCTACTTCAAATACATCTTGGAGTACCTGCGTAGTAATCAAGTGCCCACCCAGTGCATCCACGATGTCTACAAGGAGGCGTTGTTCTATGACATAGAGCCTTTGATCAAGCAGCTTGAGGACTCCCCACAGATCTTTGGGGAGCTCGTGGCGAGGAGGCAGTTTCTGGCTCGTGTGCCCAACTACAGCGAGAACATCGAGCTGATGATCCGCATCGCGAGGGCAGAAGCGGTTGCATCCCGACAGTCCGGCGTCATCGTATGTGTGGTCAGAACCGAGGAGGATGCAGCCAGGTGTCAGGATGCCTTGAACAGTTTGGACATGGATAAAAAATCCGTGGTGAAGTTTGGCCCCTGGAAGGCTGTGCCAGGTATTTCTGATCTGCTGGACTGCATTCAAATGGATGTAGAAGCCAAAGGgtataaaatatcttttcagCCCCATGTTGCTGAAAAAGGTTTTCGTTTCAAATCGCACGACTTCTTCTACAAGTTCCTGTTCACCTGGTGGTAGCAAAGTGCCACCATTGACAGGGAACATTAGAAAGCAATTACTGGAACAAATTAACCTGGGCTGTGGAGACTAAACTGTGGGTTACCagagggacaggaagaaacACACAGACCAAGGAAAGGATCTCCTTTGGCTATCTGCCATATCAAAGAGCACTTAACAGCCACTTTAGTTGGGCTTTAGGGGATTTAAAAGGCTccagaaaaaggaggaattttaCTCCTCAGTGTTGCATACTATTCATTCAGTTCAAAGAGATTGATCTGTGGATTGAGTCAACTTCACTCAACCTAAGGGAAATGAATAATCCCAAATATGTTTCATGGACATGTCGAGTTGCTCTCTTAGTGCAAATGGGAACAGGCCACATACATGCAAATCCTGACTGAAACAGTGGCATTACCACACACATActcaaattaaatttaatttcttgatgggaaggaaaaagctattcttctccctcctttctACACTAGAATCTGGGTTAAAAAAGAAGGATTCAGTGTCCTATGATCTCTTCTTATTCCTCCAGTAGACAGCCTACTCTCTAGTCAATATATTTATTACcgttatttattatttgttctgAAGACAGAGAACCTCAGCTACAGTCCAGGATCAATAAAAGGCCCAAATACCATCACAGATGTGAGGAGTTTATAATCTAAGGACACACACTCCTCTTTCAGACCACATGATCTTAATCTCTTTCTTATGACActtgttattatgatgttgcTATTTCTAACTGCATAAGCTCCTAGAAGAATTGGGAAAACCTGCCATGATTTGGTGGGAAGGAAGTGGTACTAAAGCAACAGCCTGCAAATTCTCTTTTACAGAACACAAGTTGCATTCTacaatgtgtttttaaaaaaacttagaatttgaaagtttatttttatactgGAGATGGCTTGGGTTTAATCACTCTGAGAATCATAATGGCTGATTTGATAAAGATCATATTTCCTTTACTTCTCAGAAGATGGATTTCTTCCAGTCAAGGACAATAACCATAGAACCATAGAGTGGTCCTTGGgatttcaaataaataacttttaaagtttttttgaaTGATGCAGAAGTGCTTTATTTACTGCCATTTTCCCCTCAAGATCCCCAAATTCTAAAGATCTGAAGTTTTGTCTTTAGGGTAACAGATTTGAATCACTCCTAATGAAGCTGTGTTTCAGATGTTTCAGCATGGACCTTCGCCAGTGACAGTCGTGAGTCACCCCAACAACTGCAGGGCAGTTCTGCTGTGGGTATGAAGGGACTCTGAGATGTCCCACATGCATAACCTTGGTAAGAATGACACAGTCAGtgtctgaggaaaaaaatgtttaggaAATAGGCTCTTTTGATCATAACCAAGTGGCCGGTGGTGCTCAGCCTGGAAGAAGAGAGATTGAGGAGGCCTCCCAACAGACAAATGTTGCTTTAAAGAGATCTATTACACTTTGTACATATTAAGGCTGGGGAAACTGGCTTAAGTCACAACAAGAGAGATGAAAATTAGATATTAGGAGAAAACAACCTCAGTATAGAATAGTTAAAGCCTCACATCAACCAACCTGCTAAGTCTATAGGACTGCTGCCATGAGAAAGTTTGACACGCttgaatcctgtgttcagtttggGGCCCCTCACtccaagaaggacattgaggtgccagagtgtgtccagagaagggcagtggagctggggaagggtctggagcacaagtctgatgagaagtggctgagggagctgggggtgtttagcctggagaaaaggaggctcagggagagccttatcactctctacaactgcctggaaGGAGATTGTAGCCAGgtgagtgacaggacaagagaaatggcctcaggttgtgccaggaaaataatcaggaaaaatttattcactgaaagggtggtcagacATTGGAGCAGGCTGTCCAAGGAATTGGTcaagtcaccatccctggaagttctcaaaaaatgtgtggatgtggcacttggggatggagtttagtggtgggcttggcagtgctgggttaatggttgaaCTCAATGATCCTAGAaattttttctgactttagTGATTGCATGATTCTGATAGAAATAAATCgtctaattatttttaattaaccGTGTTACTGAATCATAAGCAGTATATTATTCATTAGCATTGTATTAGTCTTAAGTCACTTTTAGCCAGTATGCAGACAAGTTTCTTTACACAAACTGTTATTGTTAGATTGggaaaatcactgaaaatttcagttttgctAAACTAACCCTGATATGCTTTGATGGACAAAACCTGTAGAGAGAGATATATTTCTGGACACAAAATTTGCAGGATTTATAGACTACAAGGGCATTTTGCAGAAACCAGAAGATAACAAGAGACTGTCAAAGACTCTGTATTGTATGTGCTGCAAAACTCCCTACCTGGAAAAAAGATAACAAAAAGACTGAGAAATGTGGACTGATTAACATGAGAAGCAAGAATAAATAAACAGTAGGTGACAGAATACTAATTAATGAAGagaattatataatttttaatgaacATTGATTTCTTTGTTTGCTAAAAAAGTAGAAATAGGTAGGAAAAGCGGTTTAAAATCGAATGCTAGTGAAACCTTTATGGGGAAGCAGGGCGGGGCAGAGGCCCTGCGGCCCGCTGGCCGGCTGCGTCTGGCTGCGGGGCGGACCGAGCCGCGGCCGCCATGTTGGGCCCGCGTCCCCACGGCAACGGGAGGCCGCCGGACCATCGAGTGCGGCCTCCGGGCGGAAAGAGAGGCCGCGCCTCTGGCCCCTCCCTGCGGCAGCTCTATGGCTCCTCTTCCGGGTCGCGGTGCGGCGTCATGGCGGCGCACCTGAAGAAGCGGGTGTATGAGGAGTTCACCAAAGTGGTCCAGGTAACACGTTCCCCCCGGGCCAGGGTGGACGGCTCTGAGCTCTTCCGTGAGGCAGGAGGCGGAGCTGTGGGGAAACATACCGGCCGAGCCTGGGAgggccgcccgcccgccgggcGTCGGGGCGGTCCCTTAGGGGTTGGGGAAGAGCGGGACGGGTCGTTCCCGAGTTTAAGAAGGATGCAGCTGCCGgaggggagaggtctgagagAAGATGTTCCCCTCAGGGTGGCGCGGgagagaggttgtggagtctccctcactaGAGATACTCAAGAACCGTCCGGACGCAGTCCTGTGCAGTGTGCTCTGAGATGACCCTACCTGAGAGAGAGGCTGGACGAGATGACACACTGTGGCCCCTTCCAACCAGACCCATTGTGTTGATTTATTAACCTGAGTAGGGCCAGGACTGCTGCGAGGAAGATGCAGCATCCCCCAGTTCGGGACTGGGAAAAGAACTATAGCGAGTGTTTGGGCTGCTCCAGGCCGGTGGGAGTGAGAGAAGTCCTGTTTGCCCGGATTAGTTTTTCGGTgttggaagcagcaggatttggcCCGGCCTAGCTTGGGGAGAGGCCATGTTTCAGGGGGGTAGGGACTACTTGGGCAGGACAGTAACAGCCACAGTGGTCTGAGGATGTGTTTCTTCCTGAAACAGATGAAGGAGAGGCTAGTGACTGCCGTGGGATGTGGGACCTTCCTTAGGCCTCCACATATTCAGCCTGGGAAGGAGTGGGTCTGGATAGGCTGTGTTTCTGAGCCGTGTCCCtttgcccacagcagcagcatgagGACCTGTCCTCTAAGAAGCTGCGGCTGACCAAGCCCAGCAAGTCGGCAGCGCTCCATGTGGACCTGTGCAAAGCCACCTCGCCTGCAGATGCCTTGCAGTACCTGCTCCAGTTTGCCAGGAAGCCCGTGGAAGTGGAGAGCGTGGAAGGAGTTGTCAGGATCCTGCTGGAGCATTATTACAAGGTGGTGAAGCTGGGAGCCAAACATGCTTGctccttttgctgctgtttgcttGGTGTGGGATGTTGAACAGGGGCTCACAGGCTCCTTTGTTGCTGACTCAGTTGCCAACAGCCTGGGCTGAGAGTGAATAGCTGTAGCCCTTGACCCAGGTGATTTCTGATTGTGTTATTTGGCACCTGTGCTGGTGGTTTTAGGAGCCTGTGACAAGGGTGTG encodes:
- the KCTD14 gene encoding BTB/POZ domain-containing protein KCTD14 isoform X2 — encoded protein: MSISSEHKPLGKQVTGSLHTLSPIVELNVGGEMYTTTLSTLKKHPGSKLAEMFTGQPKLRTDSEGRFFIDRPGTYFKYILEYLRSNQVPTQCIHDVYKEALFYDIEPLIKQLEDSPQIFGELVARRQFLARVPNYSENIELMIRIARAEAVASRQSGVIVCVVRTEEDAARCQDALNSLDMDKKSVVKFGPWKAVPGISDLLDCIQMDVEAKGYKISFQPHVAEKGFRFKSHDFFYKFLFTWW
- the KCTD14 gene encoding BTB/POZ domain-containing protein KCTD14 isoform X1, yielding MSISSEHKPLGKQVTGSLHTVSKLSPIVELNVGGEMYTTTLSTLKKHPGSKLAEMFTGQPKLRTDSEGRFFIDRPGTYFKYILEYLRSNQVPTQCIHDVYKEALFYDIEPLIKQLEDSPQIFGELVARRQFLARVPNYSENIELMIRIARAEAVASRQSGVIVCVVRTEEDAARCQDALNSLDMDKKSVVKFGPWKAVPGISDLLDCIQMDVEAKGYKISFQPHVAEKGFRFKSHDFFYKFLFTWW